CTGGTGATCCGGCGCTCACGCAGAGCGGCAAGCTGCTCGTTCGCGGACCTCGTGCGCATTGGTGCAGTACGCGCGTCTTTGACGGCGCGCTGACGTGCGCTGGCCGGGCTGGTCATGGCGGTTGCCGCGGCGAGGGCCGTCGCAGCGGCGAGCACGGTCCGACGGAGTATCACGTACGGGCTCCTGATGTGGTGCTGGTGGGATCGGTGGCGGTTGCTTCTGTCCGGGGCGCGGTGAAGAACTCTGCGACGCGTTCGAGGTGGTGGAGCTCGTCCTCGTAGGCGGGCAAGGACAGGTTCGAGTCGGCGTAGTCCGCCGGGGCGTCGACTGCCGTGTCCTCGGCGAGGCGCACGAGGGCCGCGCTGATCTGGTCGGCGGTGACGGCCGCTGCCAGCTCGTCGCCGGTGAGCCCTTCACGCTGACGCCGGGCTTCGGACTCAATGAGTACCGCGGGGTCCAGGTAACGGCGGAGCAGCTTCTGGCCGTGGCGGATCTCGGTGCTACGACGCAGCAGGGGGAAGTTGACGCTGCGGCCCTGGAGGATGGCTTCGTGCTGCCGGTCCGGCTGGAGGAGGGCGATGCCTGGGTTGGCCTGGGTGAGGGCGGCCCACAGATGCCGCAGCCGCCGGTAGGTGAGGTGTGTGTTGATCCAGTTGCGGAGCGAGGACAGGCGCAGGGCCAGTGTCGGCAGGAAATAACCGATTTGGGTCAAGGTGGCGCCCACGTCGCCGCAGATCCAGGCGTATGGGTCGAGGCCCTTCACGCTGAAGTCGAGCATGCCGCCGAACACGCCGGCCATGCGGATCCCGCTGTAGCCGAGGGTGATGGTCGCGCCGATCGCGACGAGCCGCAGGCCGGTGGAGATCGAGCGGTTCGACGTGGTGCGGGCGTACTTCCAGCAGGACCAGGCGAGGTACACCTCGGCGACGCTGTACGCCACCATGTAGAGCAGCAGGTAGGCCTGGAAGTACGGGTCGTGGGCGTAGTACAGCGAGAAGTCCGCGGGGCGCTGCGCTGTGGGGGTCAGCAGGGTGAAGAGCACCGCCATCGCGGCGATGACGACACCGGCCGCGATGAGCAGGTGCCGGGTACGCCGGCGGGCGGCTTCGACGGGCATGGACCAGTGGGCCAGGACGCTGGCCTGCAGCGCCAGGACCAGGACCACGCAGCTCTGGGCGATTGGGACGGCCACGTTCGTGATGCCGAAGAAGCCGTCGATGCGTACCCACACCCAGGTGATCGACGTGACGTAGCTGAGCGCCGAGAATCCGTAGGTGAAGGCCAGGGCGACCAGTGCGGGGTTGCGCCGGTGCTTGCCCAGGTCGCGGAGCAGGAGAAGGAACCCGGTGCCGGCGATGGCCAGACAGAGCGGGTGAAGTATGTCTTTCAAGGTGCCTTGTTCCGGTCAGCGCAGCAGCGTGCGGGCGATGGGGTCGTCGGCCTTCGCCGCGCGGGCGGCCGCGGCTCGGGACTTACGGACGTGCTCCTGCAGGAGGGAGCCGATCATCTCGGCTTCGTACTCGTCCGGCTCCGTGAAGCGGGTGCGGCCGAGGACCAGCTGGGCAGTGGCAGGGTCGATGTCCGTGATGAGGCCGCCGAGGCTGGAGACGTCCAGGGACTTCTTCGAGCCCCGGTGGCGGAGCATGTGCCCGAACTCGTGGCCGGCGACGACATCCGTGTACGCGGGGCTGACGCCCTCGTCGTAGAAGAGGTAGTCCGCCGTGGCCGTGGCCATCCAGGCGCCGCAGGCTGCGGCTGGCTCCAGGGAGTCGGGGTCCGAAAGGTCCGGTGTGAAGGGCATGAGCCGGATCTCGCGGCCAGTGATCTGCTCCATGAACGGGGCCAGGTCCAGGACGCTGTCGACGGCCGGCAGCTCCAGGCCCTCCACGAAGGCCCGGCTGACCCGTTCGACCTCCGCAGCCTTGTTCACGGTTCGGCGCGCACGACGGCCATGCCACATGCGTGTTCCTCTCGAAAGCCCCTGGAGCCGAAGCGTAGTGGCAGGTCAGGGAAGATCTTCGTCCGGGGCGGGAGGCAGACCTTCCTGCTCTCGTACGGCCTCGATCTTCTTCATCACCTCGTTGAGGCTCTGCGGGGAGAGCCCGATCGCACGGAGTGCGACCTGCTTCACGCCCGCCTGACTGAGCTCACGCAACAACTCGAACTGGCCAGTAACCCTACGGGTTGTCTCGTCGTCGACGAAGAACGAGGGCTTGACCCCGAAGAAATCCGCGAACGGCTTGAGCAGCGGGTAGCCGGGGAGTTTGACTCCTTTGCGGAGCTGCCCGATGTACGCGCCTGTGATGCTTGCCTCACCGTACGAGCAGATCGTCCGGGCCACGTGCGCGTTGCTGAACTCTTCTGCCCCCGGCGGCCTCACCCGGTCGAACAAGTAGTTCAGACGGTCGGCGAAGCTGGCACCGGGGCCGGGAACGGGAACCGGAGGCGCCGGCTTGGGGGGCTCGCCCTCCGCCGTCTCGTCTGCTTGGGCCACGATGTGCTGCTCTCTCTCGGAAGTAGCTAAACTATAGTTGACGCAACGGTGGCAGGCGGTTAGGTTCACCTGGCAAGAAGGGGAGCCTCCGCTTGAGGTGGACCCCGGACCATGAACTTCAGGGGTGCACCGTGATGCGCAGACGGCGGGCCGAATGGCTCCGGCCGCTTCAGGTCGCGCCAGACGCTACCGCCCGTACCGCTTCGGCATCCGATGCCGATGCCGGTCGGGATATTACGCAGAGTACCCATCCCTCGGGCAAGTCCTCGGCGAAAGTCCACATTCCGGAAGGCCTCGCAGGGGAATCCGTCGAGACGCCGCGCGTTTGTCGCCAGTCGGCGAACGAGCGGGCGCCCGGTGCCACTCGGACGGCTTTCCGCGGCGGGGAGAAGTATGCGCATCGTCTCGGTCGACCCACAGGCCCGACGGTGTACAGCAGATGCTCGCGGTCCTTATGACCTGCGGAAACATCCCTGTTCCGTCTCTTTCGCCGAGGTGCTCCACCCTTTCCGGGTTGAACCTGATGTCGGATTCCGCCGTTGTGGAAGAAGCTGTGCGGGAATGACGCCTCCGTCTGGGAAAAAGAAATTCATGCTTGCGTTTGATCGGCAGGGCCGGACATAGTGGGCGCGCTCGGTGCGCTGCGCGATCAGCCCACTGCATACGGTCGCCGTCAGATCGTCACTCTCGGCGATGGCGGTAAGGGGGTCGCCTCGGCGGGCGACGGGTGCCGCACCTATCGACTCGACACGGAAATAGAACACGTGTTTGGGTTGCTCGGGGTGGCCCCGCGGCACAACGGGGCAGGGGCGAGGAGGAAAGGTGACGAGGTGGGTTCCACGACGGATATCCGCAGGAACCGGCAATATCGGTCTCCCGTGTGGCCAGGGCAGGCGACAGCGACGGGCGCTCAGGCAAGAGACGGCGCAGATCGTCGGATCGATGCCCATCCCCACCCCGTTCGACCTTGACGTCTTCATCGCCAACATCGAGCAGGCCCGCGGGCGCCGAATCCACCTCATACCCATTCCGGCTCGGCTTCTCGGGCTGATCGGCGTCTGCGGTCTGTGGATCAAGCACCGGACGCAGCCGTTCGACATCATTTTCCACGCGGGAACCCGCGAAACCTTCCACGGTCGCCAGATCATCTTTCACGAACTCGTCCACCTCTGGGTCGACGACGCCGACGGCGTCACCGACGGAGAGCTGGACGAACTCCGCGGCGGCCTAATGGTCGAGATGGTCGAGCGGATGATCGCGAACGGCCAGCTGTCGGCCCGTCGCGACTACGGCAGCCACAAGGAGATCCGCACCGAGGCTGCGGCCGCCCGCATCCACGAGCTCGTCGGAACGACCGAGTTCATCGAAGACACCACCGCTCGCCGGCTCGCCGAGGACTTCGGTTACCCCCTCGGCCGCCCTAGCAACTCCTGGGACAAACATGTCTGACGCGTTCGCCTACGCCATCGCAGCTCTCCTGATGGTGCAGGCACTGATGAGAGCCCCCTCAGCGCTCAAGGGGCGGAGGCGCAAGAGGTCGCTGTGGGGAGCCTTCGCTGCGCTGTCCGCAGCATGGATCGCCAGGACCACCCTGGGACGCACCTTCATCAATGACCTCGGCATCCCCGACCTGGCATACCTGGTCAAGCACGTGCTCGCCATCACCGGCATCTGCGTGCTGCTGCGCTACATCACCGCAGTCTACGCCACCGCCGAGCCCTCCGCACACGTGCCGCGCACGGTCCGTGTCTCCCGGCTGGTCCACCGCATCGCGGCCCGGGCGTCCCTGGGCACCGTCATCGTGATGGCCCTGGTGTTCACCTTCGTGCTCGACGACGTGGTCGCCGATGTCCCGTACTTCATGGGCCGGCACGCCGGCGATCCGGGACTGGCGATCTACATGTCCCTCTTCTACCTCTACACTGCGGCCGCGGCCGCGGTGTGCGCCGTGCAGTGGGGCGGCGCGGTCAAGCAGATACCCCAGCGCGCCGTGAAGATCGGCATGGGGATGATGGCCGTCGCGATGGTGCTGGCCGTCGTGTACGCCCTGCTGCGCATCGCCTACGTCATCCTGATCACCGTCACCCCGGTGTCCGAGGACTTCTCCCTCGCCCAGGAAGCAGTCACCGACACTTTGCTCTACACGACCTTCCTCCTGTGGGGCTTCGGCGCGATCGCCCCGGCTTTCCGCGCCGCCAACGACCGCGTGCACACGATGACCCACCTCGCGGCCATCCACCCTTTGTGGCGTGACCTCGCACAAATCGAGCCGAGCCGCATCAGGCAGAGGCCCCGGCGTCTGCTGGAGCGGTTCGGCCCGATGGCGCAGCTCAACAAGATGCGTGACCTGCACAGCAGCTACGACGACTCGCCGGCCGCTCGCCTGCACCGCTACATCACCGAGATCCTGGACGTCATCCTCGAACTCAGCCGCCACGCGCCCCACGACCTGGCTGAACTCGCCCGGCAGCGCGCCGACGGCAGCACGCCCGAGCGGAAGAGGATCACGGCCGAAGCGCTGTGGATCCGTGCCGCCAGCGCGGCCTACCTCACCCAGCCCGTGGGCGCGCCGGCCCCGCTCCCCTTCGACTTCGGCAAGAACCTTGCCGTCGAGGTGCCCCACTTCCGTGCCGTGGCCGCGGCTTACACCCGCACCAGCGCGGACGAGGGCTGGGAGATCCTCGAAGGCGCTTCCCAGCACGGCGCCCCGGCCCAGGCCTGAACACCCGTACGCGAACCACCTCCAGGAGCCAGCACATGAGCCAGTCCACCGACCGCCCCAGCGTGTCCGCCGGCGCCGTCATCTGCGATGAGCAGGGACGGGTGCTGATCGTCGACCCGGTCTACAAGCCGTACTGGAACCTTCCCGGCGGGGGAGTGGAGGCGGGGGAGAATGCGAAGGACGCCTGCCGCCGTGAGGTGCTGGAGGAGTTGGGGCTCGACCTGGAGATCGGCCGCCTGCTCGTGCACGCCACTGTGTCGGTGCCGGGACGGGAGCCGCACGAGTACTTCGTTTTCGACGGGGGCGTACTGTCCGCG
The window above is part of the Streptomyces griseiscabiei genome. Proteins encoded here:
- a CDS encoding MAB_1171c family putative transporter encodes the protein MKDILHPLCLAIAGTGFLLLLRDLGKHRRNPALVALAFTYGFSALSYVTSITWVWVRIDGFFGITNVAVPIAQSCVVLVLALQASVLAHWSMPVEAARRRTRHLLIAAGVVIAAMAVLFTLLTPTAQRPADFSLYYAHDPYFQAYLLLYMVAYSVAEVYLAWSCWKYARTTSNRSISTGLRLVAIGATITLGYSGIRMAGVFGGMLDFSVKGLDPYAWICGDVGATLTQIGYFLPTLALRLSSLRNWINTHLTYRRLRHLWAALTQANPGIALLQPDRQHEAILQGRSVNFPLLRRSTEIRHGQKLLRRYLDPAVLIESEARRQREGLTGDELAAAVTADQISAALVRLAEDTAVDAPADYADSNLSLPAYEDELHHLERVAEFFTAPRTEATATDPTSTTSGART
- a CDS encoding MAB_1171c family putative transporter; translated protein: MSDAFAYAIAALLMVQALMRAPSALKGRRRKRSLWGAFAALSAAWIARTTLGRTFINDLGIPDLAYLVKHVLAITGICVLLRYITAVYATAEPSAHVPRTVRVSRLVHRIAARASLGTVIVMALVFTFVLDDVVADVPYFMGRHAGDPGLAIYMSLFYLYTAAAAAVCAVQWGGAVKQIPQRAVKIGMGMMAVAMVLAVVYALLRIAYVILITVTPVSEDFSLAQEAVTDTLLYTTFLLWGFGAIAPAFRAANDRVHTMTHLAAIHPLWRDLAQIEPSRIRQRPRRLLERFGPMAQLNKMRDLHSSYDDSPAARLHRYITEILDVILELSRHAPHDLAELARQRADGSTPERKRITAEALWIRAASAAYLTQPVGAPAPLPFDFGKNLAVEVPHFRAVAAAYTRTSADEGWEILEGASQHGAPAQA
- a CDS encoding NUDIX domain-containing protein — protein: MSQSTDRPSVSAGAVICDEQGRVLIVDPVYKPYWNLPGGGVEAGENAKDACRREVLEELGLDLEIGRLLVHATVSVPGREPHEYFVFDGGVLSAARQQAIRLQLSELGAFRFSRPEDITDEEIPPSARRMWDAALAARAGTETIELAVTL